In Sedimentibacter sp. MB31-C6, one genomic interval encodes:
- a CDS encoding sigma-E processing peptidase SpoIIGA: protein MEYYIEYIFAENFLIDFILLYITGKLIKRKIVYKRLIVASILGAIYVILTAFIGKEFMTYFIVKFSVSILMIMVAYDSKSLITNIKVIICFYIVTIIMVGIITSLYYLTFDRLTVNIIILSMFTGYVALRIFFSEIKSRMNKSNYMRKVTIKLNNKIKTLTAFIDTGNELVDPITGKPVIIVNIECLSEMLGEEVKKEILDFYNDSEKNYRNLFLEKNSKLRIRVVKYNTISSEKEQMVCVVPDDITILSNDKNIINADAIIGIYPQKISKNEDYEALLFKKLLDWESDAVNEKAILF, encoded by the coding sequence ATGGAATATTATATTGAATATATCTTTGCCGAGAATTTCTTAATTGATTTTATACTATTATATATAACTGGAAAACTAATTAAAAGAAAAATAGTATATAAAAGATTAATTGTTGCTTCTATACTAGGGGCAATTTACGTAATACTTACAGCATTTATTGGCAAAGAATTTATGACATACTTCATAGTTAAATTTAGTGTATCGATTTTGATGATTATGGTAGCGTATGATTCCAAAAGCTTGATTACAAATATAAAGGTAATAATATGCTTTTATATTGTTACTATTATTATGGTTGGAATTATTACTTCTTTATATTATCTTACTTTTGATAGACTTACTGTAAATATTATTATTCTATCAATGTTTACTGGTTATGTAGCTTTAAGGATTTTTTTTAGTGAAATTAAAAGTAGAATGAATAAAAGCAATTATATGCGTAAAGTAACAATAAAGTTAAACAATAAAATAAAAACTTTGACTGCTTTTATTGATACAGGAAATGAACTTGTTGATCCAATTACTGGTAAACCCGTAATTATAGTTAATATTGAATGCTTAAGTGAAATGTTAGGAGAAGAAGTAAAAAAAGAGATTTTAGATTTTTATAATGATAGTGAAAAAAATTATCGAAATCTTTTTTTAGAAAAAAATAGTAAACTCAGAATTAGAGTTGTGAAGTACAATACTATTAGTAGTGAAAAAGAACAAATGGTATGTGTTGTGCCAGATGATATTACAATCTTAAGTAATGATAAAAATATCATAAATGCAGATGCTATCATTGGTATTTATCCACAAAAGATAAGTAAGAATGAAGATTATGAAGCGCTGCTGTTTAAAAAATTACTGGATTGGGAGAGTGATGCTGTAAATGAAAAGGCAATTTTATTTTAA
- the sigG gene encoding RNA polymerase sporulation sigma factor SigG gives MINKVVICGVNTSQLPTIKPSDMRDMIKKIQEGDNELREEFINGNLRLVLSVIQRFNNKNEPVDDLFQIGCVGLIKAIDNFDLSLDVRFSTYAVPMIIGEIRRYLRDNNSIRVSRSMKDTAYKALQVRERLTTVNSQEPTITEIAAEIGVDKEEIIFALESIQEPVSLFEPIYNDGGDALYVVDQVKDEKNTDEKWVEKITLEDSISNLSDREKQIVDMRFYKGKTQMEVAEEIGISQAQVSRLEKSALTQLKKGFKN, from the coding sequence ATGATAAACAAAGTAGTAATATGTGGCGTTAATACTTCTCAGTTGCCAACAATTAAACCTTCGGATATGAGGGATATGATTAAGAAAATTCAAGAAGGCGATAACGAGCTGAGGGAAGAGTTTATTAATGGTAATTTAAGGCTTGTTTTAAGCGTAATTCAAAGGTTTAATAATAAAAATGAGCCTGTAGACGATTTGTTTCAAATTGGTTGCGTCGGTTTAATAAAGGCTATTGATAATTTTGATTTGTCACTAGATGTAAGATTCTCTACATATGCTGTGCCAATGATAATAGGTGAAATTAGACGTTATTTAAGAGATAATAATTCTATTAGGGTTTCAAGATCAATGAAAGACACAGCGTATAAAGCGTTACAAGTAAGAGAAAGACTTACTACAGTAAATTCCCAGGAACCAACAATTACAGAGATAGCTGCTGAAATTGGTGTTGATAAGGAAGAAATTATATTTGCATTAGAATCTATACAAGAACCAGTTTCATTGTTTGAACCAATTTACAATGATGGCGGGGATGCTTTATATGTAGTAGATCAAGTCAAAGATGAGAAAAATACTGATGAAAAGTGGGTTGAAAAAATAACTTTGGAGGATAGTATAAGTAATCTTTCGGATAGAGAAAAGCAAATTGTTGATATGCGATTTTATAAGGGAAAAACTCAAATGGAAGTAGCTGAAGAAATTGGAATATCACAAGCGCAAGTTTCAAGATTAGAAAAATCTGCACTAACTCAACTAAAAAAGGGTTTTAAAAATTAA
- a CDS encoding NAD(P)/FAD-dependent oxidoreductase: MNNCQYIDKKEKYIIIGCSGAGMGAAVEIRKRDKESDIIIISKEDVKGYYRPRLSKILSDSNITIQSISIKKDEWYEKNNIKVMLNREVEKIEPKNKKVVFTDGDNIEYTKLIIASGAEVFIPPIVGSNKKGVFTLRYAKDVKNIKEYANGKKTAAVIGGGILGLEMADGLNKLGLKVTVLEMSDRILSRQLDADASNILEEKIDEAGVRFRTNSATKEIKGDDKVSGILLNDGETIETEIVIISTGVRANSKIAEGSGIEINKAIVVNEKMETTFSNIYACGDCAEYNGINYALWSEALEQGKAAGINATGDKYIYEQIIPSTTMNAFNTSVFSIGDIGTNNNKDYDEFEINNDKGYKKMYFLDGALSGGILIGDTSKSLELKRGFEKSKTLKEMIEIFKA; this comes from the coding sequence ATGAATAATTGCCAATACATAGATAAAAAAGAAAAGTATATTATTATTGGATGTAGCGGAGCAGGAATGGGAGCTGCCGTTGAAATTAGAAAAAGAGATAAAGAAAGTGATATTATAATTATTTCTAAAGAAGATGTTAAAGGATACTATAGACCTCGGTTGTCAAAAATTCTCAGTGATAGTAACATAACAATACAGTCTATCTCAATTAAGAAGGATGAATGGTATGAGAAAAACAATATAAAAGTAATGCTTAATAGAGAAGTTGAAAAAATAGAGCCAAAAAATAAAAAAGTAGTTTTTACTGATGGTGATAATATAGAATATACAAAGCTAATAATTGCTTCTGGGGCAGAAGTGTTTATACCTCCTATTGTAGGTAGTAATAAGAAAGGCGTATTTACACTTAGATATGCAAAGGACGTAAAAAACATAAAAGAATACGCAAATGGAAAGAAAACAGCTGCTGTTATAGGTGGAGGAATTCTAGGGCTAGAAATGGCTGACGGGTTAAATAAACTAGGACTTAAAGTAACTGTATTAGAAATGTCTGACAGAATATTGTCTAGACAGCTTGATGCGGATGCATCAAACATATTAGAAGAAAAAATTGATGAAGCAGGAGTTAGATTTAGAACGAATTCGGCCACTAAAGAAATAAAGGGCGATGATAAAGTATCTGGAATACTACTAAATGATGGAGAAACAATTGAAACAGAAATAGTCATTATATCAACAGGAGTAAGAGCTAATAGTAAAATAGCTGAAGGCTCAGGAATAGAAATTAATAAGGCTATTGTAGTAAATGAAAAGATGGAAACTACATTTTCAAATATATATGCTTGTGGTGATTGTGCAGAGTATAATGGTATAAATTATGCTTTATGGAGTGAGGCTTTAGAACAGGGCAAGGCTGCTGGAATAAATGCAACAGGAGATAAATATATATATGAGCAAATAATACCTTCAACAACTATGAATGCATTTAATACAAGTGTATTTTCAATAGGAGATATAGGAACTAATAACAACAAAGATTACGATGAATTTGAAATAAATAATGACAAAGGCTATAAAAAAATGTACTTTTTGGATGGAGCTTTATCTGGGGGAATATTAATAGGAGACACTTCTAAGTCACTGGAATTAAAACGTGGGTTTGAAAAAAGTAAAACTTTAAAGGAAATGATAGAAATATTTAAAGCATAA
- the sigE gene encoding RNA polymerase sporulation sigma factor SigE has translation MKRQFYFNIFLRKLINYVIDKVEIAKDIFYIGGSDTLPPPLSHEEEKEILSKLKDSDEAKNTLIEHNLRLVVYLAKKFESTGINVEDLISIGTIGLIKAVNTFKVEKNIKLATYASKCIENEILMYLRRVGKAKTEISLDEPLNIDWDGNELLLSDILGTEEDIVFRDMENEVDLNLLKDSIKKLNKREYMIMKLRFGLNNSRSFTQKEVADMLGISQSYISRLEKKILNRLKKEISKAV, from the coding sequence ATGAAAAGGCAATTTTATTTTAATATTTTTTTAAGAAAACTAATTAATTATGTAATAGATAAGGTAGAAATTGCAAAGGATATATTTTATATAGGAGGAAGTGATACACTTCCGCCGCCTTTATCACATGAAGAAGAAAAAGAAATATTAAGTAAGTTAAAAGACTCGGATGAAGCTAAAAACACACTTATAGAACATAATCTGAGACTTGTCGTTTATTTGGCAAAAAAATTTGAGTCTACAGGTATTAATGTTGAAGATTTAATATCAATAGGTACAATTGGATTGATTAAGGCTGTAAACACTTTTAAGGTAGAAAAAAATATTAAACTTGCTACCTATGCTTCAAAATGCATTGAAAATGAAATTTTAATGTATTTAAGACGTGTAGGAAAAGCTAAAACAGAAATTTCATTGGATGAACCTTTGAATATTGACTGGGATGGTAATGAACTTCTTTTATCGGATATTTTAGGGACAGAAGAGGATATTGTTTTTAGAGATATGGAAAATGAAGTTGATTTAAATTTACTTAAGGATTCAATAAAAAAATTAAATAAAAGAGAATATATGATAATGAAATTAAGGTTTGGATTAAATAATTCTAGGAGTTTTACACAAAAGGAAGTTGCTGATATGCTTGGAATTTCCCAATCATATATATCACGTCTTGAAAAAAAGATACTGAATAGGCTGAAAAAGGAAATAAGTAAAGCAGTATAA
- a CDS encoding YlmC/YmxH family sporulation protein has product MTSYWELLDKEVINIKNGEVMGRFDDVEIDTQKGSISAFYIEEASKFMGFLGKSTSKRVKWDEIIRIGIDVVIVNVNDDINNRAIKEMLD; this is encoded by the coding sequence TTGACCAGTTATTGGGAACTACTTGATAAAGAGGTTATAAACATAAAAAATGGTGAGGTAATGGGTAGATTCGACGATGTGGAAATTGATACTCAAAAAGGCAGTATATCAGCATTTTATATAGAGGAAGCAAGTAAATTTATGGGATTTCTAGGTAAATCCACATCAAAAAGAGTTAAATGGGATGAGATAATTAGAATAGGGATTGATGTTGTTATAGTAAATGTAAATGATGATATTAATAATAGGGCTATAAAGGAAATGCTGGACTAA